Proteins from a genomic interval of Pseudomonadota bacterium:
- a CDS encoding ABC-F family ATP-binding cassette domain-containing protein produces the protein MIFLQNVTKKFAARPILSNVTYHFPEGEHIALVGPNGAGKTTLLNIITGFEEADAGNVTKPKKVIVGYLPQDPNPRPKATLLEECMDGAYELRDICRKRDEALARMGENYSDELFYEYEALESSYFQKGGYALESEARGYLMGLGFKASQFDQSPTSLSGGWRMRLELARTLINKPDFLVLDEPTNHLDLPSMIWLEGFLETFKGTLLFVSHDRDLLNRLSTVTLHLQKGVLTPYKGNFDSFLEQHELKQLQNEAASKNIRTRYEQIERFCDRFRARPSKAAQVRSRMKMLARLRGLEEAIVHEEDPSQMVLNIKVEIPSGKHVMTLNDGAIGYTSPLATRLFLKIERGQKIAIIGANGIGKSTLLKTISGKIPLLKGDLTFGSNVVIGYYAQDQVQALDDRKTVLENIMSQGDVSEQRARATLGGVLFQKDDVFKKTGVLSGGEKSRLGLSCLLVQKSNFLLLDEPTNHLDMSSTEVLSDALEDFKGTVLFVSHNRSFINHVATHIFAMTSDGRGELFEGKLDDYERLSERAHFPNVLKLT, from the coding sequence ATGATTTTTTTACAAAATGTGACTAAAAAATTTGCAGCGCGCCCTATTTTGAGCAATGTGACATATCATTTTCCAGAAGGAGAGCATATCGCTCTTGTTGGACCTAATGGTGCCGGAAAGACAACCCTCTTAAATATTATCACAGGCTTCGAAGAAGCCGATGCTGGAAATGTTACAAAACCAAAAAAAGTAATTGTTGGATACCTTCCTCAAGATCCCAATCCAAGGCCCAAAGCAACGCTTCTTGAAGAATGTATGGACGGAGCTTATGAGCTTCGTGATATTTGTCGCAAGCGTGATGAAGCTCTTGCGCGTATGGGAGAAAATTACTCTGATGAGCTTTTTTATGAATATGAAGCGCTTGAATCTTCTTATTTTCAAAAAGGAGGTTATGCTCTGGAGTCGGAAGCCCGGGGATACCTCATGGGGCTTGGTTTTAAAGCGTCTCAATTTGATCAGTCTCCGACTTCCTTATCGGGAGGATGGCGTATGAGACTTGAGCTTGCTCGAACGCTGATTAATAAACCAGACTTTTTGGTTTTAGATGAGCCGACGAATCATCTTGATCTTCCCAGTATGATATGGCTTGAAGGATTTTTAGAGACCTTTAAAGGAACGCTTTTATTTGTGTCCCATGATCGAGATCTTTTAAACCGTCTTTCAACGGTAACATTGCATCTTCAAAAAGGAGTTTTGACTCCTTATAAAGGAAATTTTGACTCGTTTTTAGAACAACATGAACTTAAGCAACTTCAAAATGAAGCTGCCTCAAAAAATATTCGAACGCGTTATGAGCAGATTGAACGATTTTGTGATCGATTCCGAGCAAGACCTTCAAAAGCAGCACAAGTAAGGAGCCGCATGAAAATGTTGGCCCGTCTTCGTGGGTTGGAAGAAGCAATTGTTCATGAGGAAGATCCTTCTCAAATGGTATTAAACATAAAAGTTGAAATACCAAGTGGAAAACATGTGATGACGTTGAATGATGGCGCAATTGGTTATACCTCTCCCCTTGCCACACGTCTTTTTCTCAAAATTGAACGCGGTCAAAAAATTGCGATTATAGGAGCTAATGGCATTGGAAAATCCACGCTTTTAAAAACAATATCGGGAAAAATTCCTCTTTTAAAAGGAGATCTTACTTTTGGGTCAAATGTAGTGATTGGATATTATGCTCAAGATCAAGTACAGGCTTTAGATGACCGGAAAACAGTCTTAGAAAATATTATGTCACAGGGGGATGTCTCTGAGCAACGGGCACGTGCAACTTTAGGAGGCGTCCTTTTCCAAAAGGATGATGTTTTTAAAAAAACAGGTGTACTTTCAGGAGGAGAAAAAAGTCGTTTAGGATTAAGTTGCTTACTTGTTCAGAAATCTAACTTTTTATTATTAGACGAACCAACCAATCATTTAGATATGTCAAGCACAGAAGTTTTAAGTGATGCTCTTGAGGACTTTAAAGGAACGGTTTTATTTGTAAGCCATAATCGTTCTTTTATTAATCATGTTGCGACGCATATTTTTGCAATGACTTCAGATGGGAGAGGAGAACTTTTTGAAGGAAAGCTTGATGATTATGAGAGATTGTCTGAACGTGCACATTTCCCGAATGTATTAAAATTAACATGA
- the atpH gene encoding ATP synthase F1 subunit delta, translating to MNHSQIVNTYVKTLFSLAQEENKVEEVERDLKDLEEHLRMNSGIMKHILYPKSLKKEQKRSLSALTQNLCLLIKNFIGVLDRYHRLNLLFPIIYGYRKCVEVNFGFIPVLVESAVALEENEKIFLKNYLKEKMGKEIILSAKENPKLLGGFQVQINSILIDCSLKTKISNLEKTLKGKS from the coding sequence GTGAATCATAGTCAGATTGTTAATACCTACGTAAAAACCCTTTTTTCTTTGGCTCAAGAAGAGAATAAAGTTGAGGAGGTTGAAAGAGATTTAAAAGATTTAGAAGAACATTTGCGTATGAATTCTGGGATAATGAAGCATATATTGTATCCAAAATCGTTAAAAAAAGAACAAAAACGTTCTTTATCCGCCTTAACTCAAAATCTGTGTCTCTTGATAAAAAATTTTATTGGAGTTTTAGATCGATATCACCGTTTAAATCTTTTATTTCCCATTATTTATGGATATCGCAAGTGTGTTGAAGTAAATTTTGGATTTATTCCTGTTTTAGTGGAATCTGCTGTTGCTTTAGAAGAAAATGAGAAAATTTTTTTAAAAAACTATTTAAAAGAGAAGATGGGAAAAGAAATTATTTTGTCTGCAAAAGAAAATCCAAAGCTTTTAGGTGGATTTCAAGTGCAAATAAATTCCATTCTTATTGACTGTTCTTTAAAAACAAAGATCAGCAATCTTGAAAAAACATTGAAAGGTAAATCATAA
- a CDS encoding F0F1 ATP synthase subunit alpha: protein MKMKASEIASILKKEISEFSEAPKVSEIGRVLSMGDGVAHVYGLDNVQAGEMVEFPSGLKGMAINLELDNVGIVIFGTDREVREGDIVKRTGQIVEVPVGMGLLGRVVDALGNPIDGKGPLIDVEKGRVEVKAPGIIMRESVREPMQTGLKAIDALVPIGRGQRELIIGDRQTGKTSLLIDTILNQKETNASSDLKSKLFCIYVAIGQKRSTVAQIVKTLDDFGVLEYSIVVSATASEPAPLQFLAPYTGCAMGEYFRDRGMHALVIYDDLSKHAVAYRQMSLLLRRPPGREAYPGDVFYLHSRLLERAAKLSEVYGGGSLTALPVIETQGGDVSSYIPTNVISITDGQIFLESDLFYKGIRPAINVGLSVSRVGGAAQIKAMKQVAGKIKLELAQYREMASFAQFGADLDKSTQDLLKRGVCLTEILKQRQYCPMPIEEQVVSIFAGVRGYLDDVAPENIQRFEEMYLNDLKCQKPILLETIRRDKMLSEKTEKELSEFLNQFKKIFV, encoded by the coding sequence ATGAAGATGAAGGCATCTGAAATTGCATCAATCTTGAAAAAAGAAATTTCCGAATTTTCTGAAGCTCCTAAGGTTTCAGAAATTGGACGCGTCTTATCCATGGGGGACGGTGTGGCGCATGTCTATGGTTTAGATAATGTCCAAGCAGGAGAAATGGTTGAATTCCCTTCAGGGCTAAAAGGGATGGCCATTAACCTTGAACTTGACAACGTCGGGATTGTAATCTTTGGAACAGATCGGGAAGTTCGAGAAGGCGACATCGTCAAACGAACAGGACAAATTGTAGAAGTTCCTGTTGGCATGGGACTTTTAGGTCGCGTTGTTGATGCTCTTGGAAATCCCATTGATGGAAAAGGCCCTCTTATTGATGTTGAAAAAGGACGCGTTGAAGTAAAAGCCCCTGGGATTATTATGCGTGAATCAGTACGTGAACCTATGCAAACCGGTCTAAAAGCTATTGATGCCTTGGTGCCTATTGGCCGAGGACAACGAGAGCTTATTATTGGGGATCGACAAACAGGAAAAACATCTCTCCTTATTGACACAATTCTTAATCAGAAAGAAACAAATGCATCTTCAGATCTTAAGTCGAAGTTATTTTGTATTTATGTGGCAATTGGTCAAAAGCGGTCAACAGTTGCACAAATTGTAAAAACACTCGATGATTTTGGGGTTTTAGAGTATTCGATTGTTGTTTCTGCAACGGCTTCAGAGCCCGCTCCGCTCCAATTTTTAGCGCCTTATACAGGGTGTGCTATGGGAGAATATTTTAGAGATCGTGGAATGCATGCCCTCGTTATTTATGATGACCTTTCAAAACATGCTGTGGCATATCGTCAAATGTCTCTTCTCCTAAGACGTCCTCCTGGGCGTGAAGCATATCCAGGCGATGTGTTTTATCTTCATTCAAGGCTTTTAGAACGTGCAGCAAAGCTTTCAGAAGTATATGGAGGAGGGTCATTGACAGCTTTACCAGTTATTGAAACTCAAGGAGGAGATGTTTCTTCTTATATTCCAACAAATGTAATCTCCATTACAGACGGTCAAATTTTCTTAGAGTCAGATTTGTTTTATAAAGGAATCCGACCAGCTATTAATGTGGGGTTATCTGTTTCACGTGTGGGAGGCGCTGCTCAAATAAAAGCTATGAAGCAGGTTGCTGGTAAGATTAAGCTTGAACTTGCTCAGTACCGAGAGATGGCTTCTTTTGCTCAATTTGGGGCTGATCTTGATAAATCAACACAAGATCTTCTAAAACGAGGCGTTTGTTTAACTGAAATTTTGAAGCAACGACAATATTGCCCGATGCCGATTGAAGAACAAGTGGTCTCTATTTTTGCTGGCGTAAGAGGATATTTAGATGATGTTGCTCCTGAAAATATTCAGCGATTTGAAGAGATGTATTTGAATGATCTAAAATGCCAAAAGCCTATTTTATTAGAAACTATTCGCCGTGATAAGATGCTGTCAGAGAAAACGGAAAAAGAATTATCAGAATTTTTAAATCAGTTTAAAAAAATTTTTGTATAG
- the atpG gene encoding ATP synthase F1 subunit gamma, with product MASLKALRTRIRTVQETEKITTAMMLVSGSKLRKAEINFKKASSFIKGFEMLLKDISTIEKSETLGIKLLQPLRGKAHHLVIVMTSDRGLCGTFNTLIIRDVKNYLKNLEEEGKTFSILLCGRKGRDLLKKNWEKCFLKEEMNFNTEKDPLKKASLMKAYIMNLYRTNMFEACTLFYSQFYSVMSQIPQKETLIPILLNPLKESSSFCTPHELDSSPQEFLPPFLEMYLWTRLAHSLLQSEWSEQGARMMAMDGATRNAKEMTASLQLLYNRSRQATITKELIEIISGSEAL from the coding sequence ATGGCAAGTCTTAAAGCTCTGCGCACCCGTATTCGAACAGTTCAAGAGACTGAAAAAATAACAACAGCAATGATGTTGGTCTCTGGATCCAAATTACGAAAAGCAGAGATAAACTTTAAAAAAGCATCTTCTTTTATTAAAGGATTTGAAATGCTTTTGAAGGATATTTCAACAATTGAAAAAAGTGAGACGTTAGGCATTAAACTCCTTCAGCCTTTGAGAGGAAAAGCGCATCATTTGGTTATTGTGATGACATCAGATCGAGGGTTATGTGGGACCTTTAATACTCTTATCATTCGGGATGTCAAAAATTATTTAAAAAATCTTGAAGAAGAAGGAAAAACATTTTCTATTCTTCTTTGTGGTCGAAAAGGACGAGATCTTTTAAAAAAGAATTGGGAAAAATGTTTTTTGAAAGAAGAGATGAATTTTAATACCGAGAAAGATCCTTTGAAAAAAGCTTCTTTGATGAAAGCATATATTATGAATCTTTATCGCACAAATATGTTTGAGGCTTGTACCCTTTTTTACAGTCAATTTTACTCTGTCATGAGCCAAATTCCCCAAAAAGAAACTCTTATCCCAATTTTGTTAAATCCTCTTAAAGAAAGTTCTTCATTTTGCACACCCCATGAGCTTGATTCGTCTCCTCAAGAATTTTTGCCTCCTTTTTTAGAAATGTATCTTTGGACACGACTGGCGCATAGCCTGCTGCAAAGTGAATGGAGTGAACAAGGAGCACGTATGATGGCCATGGATGGAGCGACGCGCAATGCAAAAGAAATGACAGCGTCTTTACAATTGCTTTATAATAGATCTCGCCAGGCAACAATTACGAAAGAGTTAATAGAAATTATTTCAGGGTCGGAGGCCCTCTAA